CACTTCCCCCAGGAGAGTGGGAGACTCCAGCTCCTGATGGACAGCAAAGGTACATCGCTAGATCATTGACAGCTCGGCAAGTAATTAAGGTATCATCAACCCCTATTTTTAGGTTTTGATTATGTCTGACATCTTTACTACTTAACTGAGTATCCAcatctgattttatttattataacaaaaGGTCAATGTGTGAGGCATTTGGTTAAAGTTACTGGTAAATGCCTTTCACTCAAATACTCATAAACATCATAAGTGACATGCCTCTTTCAGATGGAGTTTCCACATTTTGATGAATCCGTCGTTTGAAGCCGTCACCAACACGCAGTAATCCTCCATGTTGAAACAGTCAACAGCTTTCACCCTGAAATCATCAAAGAATGCAGGTTTCACTTTATTTTGACTTATTTAAGAGACACATTTTGGTATAACCGTTCATTTctaatcaataaaacatcaatagGTTGTGCTACATTTCATTCTGCAGCACATAATAGTAAAAACTGTTGGTGGTGAGTGTGTGACATAGACATTTACCTGGTTTCATGAGCCTTGAATTCACACACAAATTTCTCCTTTTCTACATCACATAGCCTCACTGTTTCATCATCGCCTGCAACAGCCAGGATGGAGTTCTGAAGAACAAGCAGGATTACAACATCTTTATAAACTTACAAGAGCTATATActcatatatattattttattatgccAATCATCTTTTCTACACTTGCATTTCTTGGTCCTGTGGATAAGAAAACTCACAGTTAGGAACTTAACAGACGAGATtctctttgggttttggatcGTCCCCGTCACAGAGGCAGTCTCCGTGTTGTAGACAGTCACCACATCATTTACAACGACCACATATTTATCCCCATTTAGAGACCATCTGACAATGTGTGCATCTGTTTAAAGAGTAGAGAAAAGGTGAACGTCATCTCAAACATAAAATGATCTTTGAATAAATCTCAAACAGTCGATTTATTAACATCGAAAGTCAAGAGAAAACTTACtctgtttgatgtttttgatgAAGGCTGATCTTCCGTTGGTTAGATTCCACGTCCtaaaaagataaacaaagatGTTAAATCAATTAATACCACCTTAAATAAATCCCCTGCCTTACTGACTTTCCAAGAGATGTGCGAGTTTTACCTGAGAGTTTTATCAGTCCCAACCGAGAGAGCAAGTTTCCCAGAAGGATGGACGGACAGCGATGTGACGTGACCtctgaggaaaagaaaaataagacacCATGACTCGTCTACACCACGTTCATCACAATAATTACACACGCAATCCTCTCAGTGCTCCTGCAGGACCTCTCTGCGTACTCACTTGTGAGCTTTGATGGTCTTCAGACAATCCCACTTCTTCGTGCTCCACACACatatcagtccatcctctcctcCGCTCAGTAAATGAGCTCCGTGAAACTCGAGGCAGGTGATGGTGCCTGTGCAATACAAACATGTCACTGTCAGGTGTAAAGACCTTTGAGgttgtttaatgtttttctttgtcaaacatGACAGTAAGAGTTTTGAACTTTTGGTTAATAAAACAAGACAGTTGCAGCTCATTTGCATATGGAAAGTTATACTTGTTAAATTACGTGTCCTCCAGTGtacattcatttattacatGTGACTTAACGTTAAAACACAGACCtcttgaagaagaagaagatactCACCATCGTGTTGCAGCAGAACCCCGTGTTcgattttcttcttcatgtcaTACAGCTGTATGGTCTCATCTTTGCTTCCCGTGACAACAAACTTCTCACTGGCTGCCACAGCTGATATTGAAGCAGTGTGGGCATGATGTGTGAAGTCTGCCTTGGACGTCCACTCctgcaaaaaagaaacaaacataaaaacatgaagggaCTGGGAACTAACGAGGCTCTGCATGAACTGACATGTTAAAACAAGCAGGATAATTGAGTTGAGCCAATAAACAACTAGTGATTCAGTTACATTGTCTATGAAACCATTAGATGTAGAATGTAAAAGAGATAATATATagaataatacaataaaacagaatagAGACTACACATAACCATAACTAAAATTTATTATTTGCTTAATATACACTCTTCAATTATGTTTATATGCTACAGCACAGTCCACCTTAAATGTTTGAAGTTGAAACATGAATTATTTCacattgtttattattgtttactACACAGAGTATATATGTAACATAGCTTAaacataatattattaaaacttTGATTAGGTTGCAGCCTCGCAAAGACACCAATCTAACTCAGTGACACTTACTTTCTCATCAGTATTCACTCTATATCCAAAAGTGACCTGCTCGTAGCTCCCAGCGACCAGCTCCAGTACAGCTGCCATGCTGCCACTTGTAGCTACGTTAGCCGGTTAGCTTTCCTCTAacttcagcctctttctctctaaatGTTGCCACTTGGTCCCAACTAAAAGCTAATAACAGTCCCACCAGATACCTACATAAGTAACAATGACACAATAAACAACGTAGACTGCTCAGTTAAACTGCTTACACCAGATTATTGACTGCTAGTTTAGCtgctcacatttaaaaaaaaccaaaacaacgtGTGAAGCTACTGCGCCTGCGCGAGTTTCCAcgcctttatttttcttcttcgtTTGTTTTTGGAGGAAATTCAAATGTCTCATTACCGCCTCCTGCTGGATTGAACACGTGACTCAGTTTTCCTgtcaaatctaaatgttaaaaaacaaaaagtaaatagataaaaataaataaataaataaatcacaagaTTATAAAGATccttccagacatgttttaacatCTACACAAACTACTCTACTTTGAATTTTAGTTTTATGTCCGATATAGtgtttccacaaaaaagtttgTAATCTCACTAAAACCCTTACATTTCCATTTACTCTTTTTCCatcattaaaaatccagaatatatgaatatatagcctaaatatgtttcatttgaGAAGTTTACCTGCTGGACATAAGATGTCTTCTACCTCATTGTAAAGTCAATTCTCAGTGTTCCCCAGTGTGGAGGCTTCGAGTTTCCACAtaacacttgtgtaagttgcatattgGACCACAATTGGCTTCTAAAATAGATGTGTTTTCCCAAATCATGCTAGTAGGCCCGCCTCTTAAAATCTGATCTTCAATAAGTACGGACagagtgtcaaactctgcacatgcatcattctgcacagtgaagctcaaacatccaaagaacaagaagcaaaagtaatttttgagtggaggaagACTTCAAATATGTGATTTGCATTTATTTCCTTAATTTGCAAAGCCCAACAACCCAGCAACACTCTTAGTTTGAACCATTTATAACCCAATTTAGAGCAATGTTATAGACAGATGATGAAATTGTTTGACTTTGACCAAAAACCtgcatttaaatgacaaaac
This genomic interval from Scomber scombrus chromosome 11, fScoSco1.1, whole genome shotgun sequence contains the following:
- the pak1ip1 gene encoding p21-activated protein kinase-interacting protein 1-like: MAAVLELVAGSYEQVTFGYRVNTDEKEWTSKADFTHHAHTASISAVAASEKFVVTGSKDETIQLYDMKKKIEHGVLLQHDGTITCLEFHGAHLLSGGEDGLICVWSTKKWDCLKTIKAHKGHVTSLSVHPSGKLALSVGTDKTLRTWNLTNGRSAFIKNIKQNAHIVRWSLNGDKYVVVVNDVVTVYNTETASVTGTIQNPKRISSVKFLTNSILAVAGDDETVRLCDVEKEKFVCEFKAHETRVKAVDCFNMEDYCVLVTASNDGFIKMWKLHLKEELESPTLLGEVSTTARLTCLAVWKPSSVKQITEEAATKAATSEEVAQELLKTKRVRIATEQVILEDESKPKKKKKNNGK